The Amycolatopsis viridis genome window below encodes:
- the clpS gene encoding ATP-dependent Clp protease adapter ClpS, translating to MTTPVASEQTQVEPIGTEAGAEDEPWQTIVWNDPVNLMSYVTYVFQKLFGYSRDHATKLMLDVHHRGRAVVSSGTKEKVEADVTRLHAAGLWATMEHTS from the coding sequence ATGACCACGCCTGTCGCATCCGAACAGACGCAGGTTGAACCCATCGGCACCGAGGCCGGTGCCGAGGACGAGCCGTGGCAGACGATCGTCTGGAACGACCCGGTGAACCTGATGTCGTACGTGACGTACGTCTTCCAGAAGCTGTTCGGCTACAGCCGGGACCACGCCACCAAGCTGATGCTCGACGTGCACCACAGAGGGCGTGCGGTGGTGTCCTCGGGGACGAAGGAGAAGGTCGAGGCGGACGTGACCAGACTGCACGCCGCGGGGCTGTGGGCGACGATGGAGCACACTTCGTGA
- a CDS encoding nicotinate phosphoribosyltransferase codes for MGFPETHGSTALLTDHYELTMLGSALTDGTGDRQCVFEVFARRLPAGRRYGVVAGTGRLLEAIADFRFADAELDLLATTAVVDDDTLSWLANYRFSGDIDGYPEGELYFPGSPVLTVRGTFAEAVLLETLALSILNHDSAIASAAARMSSAAHGRPIIEMGGRRTHEMAAVAAARAAYIGGFATTSNLEAGRRYGIPTRGTVAHAFMLLHDSEEDAFRAQVAKMGTDTTLLVDTYDITRGIDTAVRVAGPELGAIRIDSGDVGVLARKAREQLDSLGARDTRIVVSGDLDEHAIAALRAEPVDAYGVGTSVVTGSGAPTAGMVYKLVEVDGRPVAKRSENKASRGGEKSALRRHKPTGTALEEVVYVAGRRPEPGENDRELPIPLMRGGKPVDGLPSLDDSRQRLRDGLVSLPWEGLKLSSGEPAIPTVFPQEA; via the coding sequence ATGGGTTTTCCCGAGACGCACGGCAGCACGGCCCTGCTCACCGACCACTACGAGCTCACCATGCTGGGCAGTGCCCTGACCGACGGCACCGGCGACCGCCAGTGCGTGTTCGAGGTGTTCGCCCGCCGGCTGCCCGCCGGGCGGCGGTACGGCGTGGTCGCGGGCACCGGGCGGCTGCTGGAGGCGATCGCCGACTTCCGGTTCGCCGACGCCGAGCTCGACCTGCTCGCCACGACCGCGGTGGTCGACGACGACACCCTGTCGTGGCTCGCGAACTACCGGTTCAGCGGCGACATCGACGGCTATCCCGAAGGGGAGCTGTACTTCCCGGGCTCGCCGGTCCTCACCGTCCGGGGAACCTTCGCCGAAGCGGTCCTGCTGGAGACCCTGGCGTTGTCCATCCTCAACCACGACAGCGCGATCGCCTCCGCGGCCGCACGCATGTCCTCGGCCGCGCACGGCAGGCCGATCATCGAGATGGGCGGCCGCCGCACGCACGAGATGGCCGCGGTCGCCGCGGCGCGCGCCGCCTACATCGGCGGGTTCGCCACCACCTCCAACCTGGAGGCCGGCCGCCGCTACGGCATTCCCACCCGCGGCACGGTGGCGCACGCGTTCATGCTGTTGCACGACAGCGAAGAGGACGCCTTCCGCGCCCAGGTCGCGAAGATGGGCACCGACACCACCCTCCTGGTCGACACCTACGACATCACGCGCGGCATCGACACCGCGGTGCGCGTGGCCGGACCCGAGCTGGGCGCGATCCGCATCGACTCGGGTGACGTGGGCGTGCTGGCCCGCAAGGCGCGCGAACAGCTGGACTCCCTGGGCGCCAGGGACACCCGCATCGTGGTGTCCGGCGACCTCGACGAGCACGCCATCGCGGCCCTGCGCGCCGAACCGGTGGACGCCTACGGTGTGGGCACGTCCGTGGTCACCGGTTCGGGCGCGCCGACCGCGGGCATGGTCTACAAGCTGGTCGAGGTCGACGGCCGCCCGGTCGCCAAGCGCAGCGAGAACAAGGCGTCGCGCGGCGGCGAGAAGTCGGCGCTGCGCCGCCACAAGCCGACCGGGACGGCGCTGGAGGAGGTCGTGTACGTGGCCGGCCGGCGTCCCGAGCCCGGCGAGAACGACCGTGAACTGCCGATTCCGCTGATGCGCGGCGGCAAGCCGGTCGACGGCCTGCCCTCGCTCGACGACAGCCGTCAGCGGCTGCGCGACGGCCTGGTCAGCCTGCCGTGGGAGGGGCTGAAGCTCTCCAGCGGCGAACCCGCGATCCCCACTGTGTTCCCCCAGGAGGCGTGA